In Musa acuminata AAA Group cultivar baxijiao chromosome BXJ2-3, Cavendish_Baxijiao_AAA, whole genome shotgun sequence, the following proteins share a genomic window:
- the LOC135607606 gene encoding ocs element-binding factor 1-like, translated as MSAARSRQSLLAVNERTQKRKLSNRESARRSRTRKQQHLLELMSDETRLKLENGQILERVERLAQGHQWLESENAVLRAEVAELAESLRSLESVLCYSEEFDGVATLAVEPSDHLLRRWQPACVTASASDAMLFLV; from the coding sequence ATGTCAGCCGCACGGAGCCGCCAGAGTTTGCTCGCGGTGAACGAGAGGACGCAGAAGAGGAAGCTGTCCAACCGGGAGTCGGCGAGGCGGTCGCGGACGAGGAAGCAGCAGCACCTGCTGGAGCTGATGAGCGACGAGACTCGGCTGAAGTTGGAGAACGGGCAGATACTGGAGCGGGTGGAGAGGCTGGCGCAGGGCCACCAGTGGCTGGAGTCCGAGAACGCCGTGCTCAGGGCGGAGGTGGCGGAACTGGCCGAGTCGCTGCGGTCGCTCGAGTCGGTGCTCTGCTACTCGGAGGAGTTCGACGGGGTGGCGACGCTCGCGGTTGAGCCCTCGGATCATCTTCTCCGTCGGTGGCAGCCGGCTTGCGTCACGGCGTCAGCTTCGGACGCCATGCTCTTCCTTGTCTGA
- the LOC103978937 gene encoding uncharacterized protein LOC103978937 — MAWSTRFLTAVAFLAVGVIFAPDVLGSGPESPAAVVTAAKLCHLLAFATSWGTALWVTFIGGIIMFKNLPRHQFGNLQGKMFPAYFMVLSVCAAVSVAAFAYLHPWSLASPIERYQLGFLLSALGFDLSNLIVFTPMTIEMMKKRHKIERDLGIGEEVGGSKNLEAAKTNPQLAAMNKKFGMIHGLSSLANIMAFGSLAIHSWYLAGKLHF; from the exons ATGGCGTGGTCGACCCGCTTCCTCACGGCGGTGGCGTTCCTCGCGGTCGGCGTCATCTTCGCGCCTGACGTCCTCGGATCGGGGCCGGAATCCCCCGCTGCCGTTGTCACCGCCGCCAAGCTGTGCCACCTCCTCGCCTTCGCTACCTCCTGGGGCACCGCCCTCTGGGTCACCTTCATCGGCGGCATCATCATGTTCAA AAATTTGCCGAGGCATCAGTTCGGTAATCTTCAGGGCAAGATGTTCCCGGCGTACTTCATGGTGTTGTCTGTGTGCGCGGCAGTTTCGGTGGCAGCGTTCGCCTATCTCCATCCATGGAGCTTGGCCTCACCCATTGAAAGGTACCAGCTTGGTTTTCTCCTTTCTGCGCTTGGCTTCGACCTCTCCAACCTGATTGTCTTCACCCCAATGACCATCGAG ATGATGAAGAAGAGGCACAAGATCGAAAGAGATCTAGGCATTGGTGAGGAAGTTGGAGGGTCGAAGAATTTGGAAGCGGCAAAAACCAATCCACAACTTGCAGCTATGAACAAGAAATTCGGAATGATCCATGGCTTGTCGTCACTTGCCAACATCATGGCATTTGGCAGCCTTGCCATTCATTCGTGGTACTTAGCTGGAAAGCTTCACTTCTGA
- the LOC135608172 gene encoding uncharacterized protein LOC135608172 isoform X1: MSSKKEEKAQVAADRIKAAALSAAKGLSRAQAERAAAAAARNVNAYGQKEEGPSRWQERKEAKRQMYLMSTEKAVRLGERKDLKSCVSSSGGTSQCQKCYQVGHWTYECKNERVYISRPSRTQQLKNPKLKMTPSVSYESDDPDIVKEVRDERHNKKEAGKKSSTKSKRKHRSGTDSEEDSSEASSVFETESESSYSYSSSDSEERRRRKKKLKKRKHRRYSSSSDSSESESASDSDSDEKSKRKKSGRHTRKRGRIVVP; encoded by the exons ATGTCAagtaaaaaggaagagaaagctcAGGTTGCAGCTGATCGTATAAAAGCAGCAGCGCTATCAGCTGCAAAAGGTCTTAGTCGAGCTCAAGCTGAGCGGGCCGCCGCCGCTGCAGCTCGAAATGTGAATGCTTATGGTCAGAAGGAAGAAGGACCAAGCCGATGGCAAGAGAGGAAGGAAGCAAAGCGCCAAATGTACTTGATGAGTACAGAGAAAGCTGTCAGATTGGGTGAGAGGAAGGATCTCAAGTCTTGTGTTTCCTCTTCTGGTGGCACGTCCCAATGTCAAAAGTGTTATCAGGTTGGCCATTGGACTTATGAATGCAAGAATGAACGTGTCTACATCTCACGGCCCTCAAGAACTCAGCAGCTCAAAAACCCCAAGTTGAAGATGACCCCCTCGGTGTCATATGAATCGGATGACCCTGACATTGTGAAGGAAGTAAGGGATGAAAGACACAACAAGAAAGAGGCAGGGAAGAAGAGTAGCACAAAGAGCAAGAGAAAGCACAGATCTGGTACTGATTCGGAGGAGGACAGTAGTGAGGCTTCTTCTGTGTTTGAAACAGAGAGCGAGTCTAGCTATAGTTACAGTTCATCTGATTCGGAGGAAAGGAGGCGACGAAAAAAGAAGCTTAAGAAAAGGAAACATAGAAGGTACAGCTCGTCCTCTGATTCTTCCGAGTCTGAATCAGCTTCGGATAGTGATTCTGATGAAAAGAGCAAAAGGAAGAAGAGCGGACGGCACACCCGCAAACG GGGCCGTATCGTTGTTCCGTGA
- the LOC135608171 gene encoding calreticulin-like codes for MAIRRRPPLAAALAAALAVVSIVSADVYFEERFGDGWENRWVKSDWKKDENTAGDWNYTSGKWTGDPEDKGIQTAEDYRFYAISAEFPEFSNKDKTLVLQFSVKHEQKLDCGGGYIKLLSGEVDQKKFGGDTPYSIMFGPDICGYTTKKVHAIFSRDEKNHLIKKDVPCETDQLTHVYTFIVRSDATYSILVDNKEKQTGSLYSDWDILPPKQIKDPDAKKPEDWDDKEYIPDPDDKKPEGYDDIPKEIPDPDAKKPEDWDEEEDGEWTAPTIPNPEYKGPWKQKKIKNPDYKGKWKAPMIDNPDFKDDPFIYAFSNLRYVGIELWQVKSGTLFDNILVCDDPEYAKKFAEETWGKNKDAEKAAFDEAEKSKQEEEAKDEDSDLDGEDEEDAEDDTDSKSDSDAEEEKETTHDEL; via the exons ATGGCGATCCGGAGGAGGCCTCCTCTCGCCGCCGCGCTCGCTGCGGCGCTCGCCGTCGTCTCGATCGTCTCCGCCGATGTCTACTTCGAGGAGCGATTCGGAG ATGGATGGGAGAATCGGTGGGTCAAATCTGACTGGAAGAAGGATGAGAACACGGCTGGAGACTGGAACTACACCTCTGGCAAATGGACTGGCGATCCAGAGGATAAAG GTATCCAAACTGCTGAAGACTATAGATTCTATGCCATTTCGGCAGAGTTCCCCGAGTTCAGCAACAAGGACAAGACATTAGTTTTGCAATTCTCAGTTAAACATGAGCAGAAACTTGACTGTGGAGGTGGTTATATTAAGCTGCTTAGTGGTGAAGTTGATCAGAAGAAATTTGGTGGAGATACTCCTTACAG TATTATGTTTGGCCCAGATATCTGTGGGTATACAACTAAGAAGGTTCATGCCATCTTCTCACGGGATGAAAAGAACCACTTAATCAAGAAGGATGTTCCATGTGAGACTGATCAGCTCACTCATGTTTACACTTTCATTGTTCGCTCGGATGCTACATACAGCATCCTTGTTGATAACaaggagaagcaaacaggtagctTATATAGTGATTGGGATATCCTTCCTCCAAAGCAAATCAAGGATCCTGATGCCAAGAAG CCAGAAGATTGGGATGACAAGGAGTACATCCCTGATCCTGACGACAAGAAACCAGAG GGGTATGATGACATTCCTAAGGAGATTCCTGATCCTGAtgcaaaaaag CCAGAAGattgggatgaagaagaagatggtgaATGGACAGCTCCAACCATTCCAAACCCCGAGTACAAGGGACCCTGGAAGCAAAAG AAAATTAAGAATCCTGACTACAAGGGGAAGTGGAAGGCACCAATGATTGATAATCCAG ATTTCAAGGATGACCCGTTCATCTACGCTTTCTCCAACTTGAGATACGTAGGCATCGAGTTATGGCAG GTCAAATCTGGGACTCTGTTTGACAACATATTGGTCTGTGATGACCCTGAGTATGCAAAGAAATTTGCTGAAGAAACATGGGGCAAGAATAAAGAT GCTGAGAAGGCAGCATTTGATGAGgctgagaaaagcaagcaagaagAG GAAGCCAAAGATGAAGATTCAGATTTAGAT GGCGAAGACGAGGAAGATGCAGAAGATGATACTGATTCAAAGTCTGATTCAGAcgcagaagaagaaaaggagactACTCAC GACGAGCTTTAG
- the LOC135608172 gene encoding uncharacterized protein LOC135608172 isoform X2: MSSKKEEKAQVAADRIKAAALSAAKGLSRAQAERAAAAAARNVNAYGQKEEGPSRWQERKEAKRQMYLMSTEKAVRLGERKDLKSCVSSSGGTSQCQKCYQVGHWTYECKNERVYISRPSRTQQLKNPKLKMTPSVSYESDDPDIVKEVRDERHNKKEAGKKSSTKSKRKHRSGTDSEEDSSEASSVFETESESSYSYSSSDSEERRRRKKKLKKRKHRRYSSSSDSSESESASDSDSDEKSKRKKSGRHTRKR; the protein is encoded by the coding sequence ATGTCAagtaaaaaggaagagaaagctcAGGTTGCAGCTGATCGTATAAAAGCAGCAGCGCTATCAGCTGCAAAAGGTCTTAGTCGAGCTCAAGCTGAGCGGGCCGCCGCCGCTGCAGCTCGAAATGTGAATGCTTATGGTCAGAAGGAAGAAGGACCAAGCCGATGGCAAGAGAGGAAGGAAGCAAAGCGCCAAATGTACTTGATGAGTACAGAGAAAGCTGTCAGATTGGGTGAGAGGAAGGATCTCAAGTCTTGTGTTTCCTCTTCTGGTGGCACGTCCCAATGTCAAAAGTGTTATCAGGTTGGCCATTGGACTTATGAATGCAAGAATGAACGTGTCTACATCTCACGGCCCTCAAGAACTCAGCAGCTCAAAAACCCCAAGTTGAAGATGACCCCCTCGGTGTCATATGAATCGGATGACCCTGACATTGTGAAGGAAGTAAGGGATGAAAGACACAACAAGAAAGAGGCAGGGAAGAAGAGTAGCACAAAGAGCAAGAGAAAGCACAGATCTGGTACTGATTCGGAGGAGGACAGTAGTGAGGCTTCTTCTGTGTTTGAAACAGAGAGCGAGTCTAGCTATAGTTACAGTTCATCTGATTCGGAGGAAAGGAGGCGACGAAAAAAGAAGCTTAAGAAAAGGAAACATAGAAGGTACAGCTCGTCCTCTGATTCTTCCGAGTCTGAATCAGCTTCGGATAGTGATTCTGATGAAAAGAGCAAAAGGAAGAAGAGCGGACGGCACACCCGCAAACGGTAG